In Caproiciproducens sp. NJN-50, the following are encoded in one genomic region:
- a CDS encoding ABC transporter permease, whose product MFLKENIVLAIAGLKSNKMRAFLTMLGIIIGIGSVIAIVSIGDAVTNNVSDTMAGLGANNIYVYVAPNDNDSIYGQMSGSGSSDKIDDSDLLTMDQINQVQKKFSNEISEIAVYDTDVGAGKVQDGHQYANVTVYGVNPGFGTVENVDVQKGRFLQDRDIDGSRRVAVVSDKLASNMFGSGTDPLGKKINVDTDNGVDSYTIVGVYKYVQQGMGGMGVADKDIRTTMYIPVTVAKETSENQNYSDFEIKLKNVNDTHAFTDRIKTYMQHLYANNSKYTCTAYNMENMLSSVTSMMNTISIAIAAIAAIALVVGGIGVMNIMLVSVTERTREIGTRKALGARSSYIRMQFITESVIICVIGGIIGIITGIGLAAVGVALLKMKLVISIPIIFISVGFSMLIGVFFGYYPAKKASQLDPIEALRYE is encoded by the coding sequence ATGTTTCTGAAAGAAAACATCGTCCTCGCGATCGCGGGACTGAAATCGAATAAAATGCGCGCTTTCCTGACGATGCTCGGCATCATCATCGGCATCGGCTCCGTCATTGCGATCGTCTCCATCGGCGACGCCGTGACCAACAATGTTTCCGACACCATGGCGGGCCTGGGCGCGAACAATATCTACGTCTATGTCGCGCCGAACGACAACGACAGCATCTACGGCCAGATGAGCGGCTCCGGCTCGTCGGACAAAATCGACGACAGCGATCTTCTGACCATGGACCAGATCAACCAGGTGCAGAAGAAATTCTCCAATGAAATCAGCGAGATCGCGGTGTACGACACCGACGTCGGCGCCGGAAAGGTGCAGGACGGCCATCAGTACGCAAACGTCACCGTCTATGGCGTCAATCCCGGATTCGGCACGGTCGAGAACGTCGACGTCCAGAAGGGGAGATTCCTGCAGGACCGCGACATCGACGGAAGCCGCAGGGTCGCGGTGGTTTCCGACAAGCTGGCCTCCAACATGTTCGGAAGCGGCACCGACCCGCTTGGAAAGAAAATCAACGTCGATACGGACAACGGCGTGGACTCCTACACGATCGTGGGCGTTTACAAATACGTCCAGCAGGGCATGGGCGGCATGGGCGTCGCCGATAAGGACATCCGCACAACGATGTATATCCCCGTGACCGTGGCCAAGGAGACGTCGGAAAACCAGAACTACTCCGATTTTGAGATCAAGCTGAAAAACGTCAACGACACCCACGCGTTTACGGACCGGATCAAGACTTACATGCAGCATCTGTACGCCAACAATTCCAAGTACACCTGCACGGCCTACAATATGGAGAACATGCTTTCCTCCGTCACCTCCATGATGAACACCATCTCCATCGCCATTGCGGCGATCGCGGCAATCGCGCTGGTCGTCGGCGGCATCGGCGTCATGAACATCATGCTTGTCTCCGTAACCGAACGCACAAGGGAAATCGGGACGCGCAAGGCGCTCGGCGCGCGCAGCAGCTACATCCGGATGCAGTTCATCACCGAATCGGTCATCATCTGCGTCATCGGGGGAATCATCGGCATCATTACGGGAATCGGACTGGCGGCGGTCGGGGTCGCGCTGCTGAAAATGAAGCTGGTGATTTCCATCCCGATCATTTTCATCAGCGTCGGGTTCTCCATGCTGATCGGCGTTTTCTTCGGGTATTATCCGGCAAAGAAAGCCAGCCAGCTCGACCCGATCGAGGCTCTGCGCTACGAATAG
- a CDS encoding ABC transporter ATP-binding protein, whose translation MSRTIIRMDSIVKNYYIGTPNELHILKNISLEVEEGDFVSIVGASGSGKSTLMNMIGVLDRPTSGEYVLDGIPIRQMSDNQLSDVRNKKIGFVFQTFNLIPRNNALKNVELPMLYAGLERRKRIDRAKELLALVGMGDRMDHQPNELSGGQKQRVAIARALANDPAILLADEPTGALDSTTGRLVMDLFHKVHDKDGKTIVLITHNPELAEETNRVVTLHDGMIVDDRPGSGKAAG comes from the coding sequence ATGAGCCGTACAATCATCCGGATGGATTCCATTGTGAAAAACTACTATATCGGAACGCCGAACGAGCTGCACATCCTCAAGAATATTTCGCTGGAAGTGGAAGAAGGGGATTTCGTCTCCATCGTCGGCGCCTCCGGTTCCGGCAAAAGCACTCTGATGAACATGATCGGCGTGCTGGACCGCCCGACCTCCGGCGAATATGTTCTGGACGGCATCCCCATCCGGCAGATGAGCGACAACCAGCTTTCCGACGTGCGCAACAAAAAGATCGGGTTTGTCTTTCAGACCTTTAACCTGATCCCGCGCAACAACGCGCTGAAAAACGTGGAGCTGCCGATGCTTTACGCGGGCCTGGAGCGCAGAAAGCGCATCGATCGGGCCAAGGAGCTTCTGGCGCTGGTCGGCATGGGGGACCGCATGGACCATCAGCCGAACGAGCTTTCCGGCGGGCAGAAGCAGAGAGTCGCCATTGCCCGCGCGCTGGCGAACGACCCGGCCATCCTGCTCGCGGACGAACCGACGGGCGCGCTGGACTCCACGACCGGGCGTCTGGTGATGGACCTGTTCCACAAAGTGCATGACAAGGACGGAAAAACGATCGTCCTGATTACGCATAACCCGGAGCTGGCGGAAGAGACCAACCGGGTCGTGACGCTGCACGACGGCATGATCGTGGACGACAGGCCCGGTTCCGGAAAGGCGGCGGGATAA
- a CDS encoding efflux RND transporter periplasmic adaptor subunit — MKRKKFKFTKKVAVILAVAVLVLAFGAYSFSLRAKTKDIHTNITTTKLEKTTLQDTVAVSGTVHSDDSSNVYTTLTYPVKTISADVGDKVKKGDVLAVLDTATLEQDIEQQQYTAADSDKSAAVALAQAKRAYDNALYLNNNGLNSDVVVAEAALKTAGDTYNYKKLLYENGQASKSELNQAQSDYEKAQKSLTLAQNQADQNLKNAKDSYDSAVSKADDKSADIGLEKLKKNLEDSVITAPADGTVTAKSASVGAVPTGVMFTIANTDNLIVDMEIKEMDAPSVKAGNPVTVQTDATGDAKIKGTVASIAPAATSSTEGTGNVTYAAKVKINDKNSSLRIGMKARMDIVVQERRDIFVVPYDTLLQKGGGSVIMVAEKAGTLYKAKEVPVTTGLETDVSIEISGSGLKDGLLVIGNPDGISSGDTVQLAGEAKE, encoded by the coding sequence ATGAAGCGGAAAAAGTTCAAATTTACTAAAAAAGTAGCTGTGATCCTGGCGGTCGCGGTGCTGGTCCTGGCTTTCGGGGCATATTCCTTTTCCCTGCGCGCCAAGACGAAGGACATACATACCAATATCACAACCACAAAGCTCGAAAAAACAACCCTCCAGGACACGGTCGCCGTGTCCGGCACGGTCCACAGCGACGATTCCAGCAATGTTTACACGACCCTGACATATCCGGTCAAGACCATCAGCGCGGATGTCGGCGACAAGGTGAAAAAGGGCGATGTGCTGGCGGTGCTGGACACAGCCACGCTGGAGCAGGATATCGAGCAGCAGCAGTACACCGCGGCGGATTCCGACAAAAGCGCGGCGGTGGCCCTGGCCCAGGCCAAGAGGGCGTACGACAACGCCCTCTACCTGAACAACAACGGGCTGAACAGCGATGTGGTCGTGGCCGAGGCCGCGCTGAAAACCGCCGGGGACACATACAATTACAAGAAGCTGCTGTATGAAAACGGGCAGGCGTCCAAGTCGGAGCTGAACCAGGCGCAGAGCGATTACGAAAAGGCGCAGAAATCCCTGACGCTCGCGCAGAACCAGGCGGATCAGAATCTGAAAAACGCGAAGGACTCCTACGACAGCGCGGTCAGCAAGGCGGACGACAAAAGCGCCGACATAGGCCTCGAAAAACTGAAAAAGAACCTTGAGGATTCCGTCATCACCGCCCCGGCGGACGGCACCGTCACCGCAAAAAGCGCGTCGGTGGGCGCCGTTCCGACTGGAGTGATGTTCACCATCGCGAATACGGATAATCTGATTGTCGACATGGAGATCAAAGAGATGGACGCGCCCTCGGTGAAAGCGGGAAATCCCGTGACGGTCCAGACCGACGCCACGGGCGACGCGAAGATCAAGGGGACCGTCGCCTCCATCGCACCGGCGGCCACCTCTTCGACGGAAGGGACCGGGAACGTCACCTACGCCGCGAAGGTAAAGATCAACGACAAGAATTCTTCCCTGCGCATCGGCATGAAGGCCCGCATGGACATCGTTGTTCAGGAGAGGAGAGATATTTTCGTCGTTCCCTATGATACACTGCTGCAAAAGGGCGGCGGCAGCGTCATTATGGTGGCGGAGAAGGCCGGAACGCTTTACAAGGCGAAAGAGGTTCCCGTCACAACGGGCCTTGAGACCGATGTTTCCATCGAGATTTCCGGCTCCGGGCTGAAAGACGGGCTGCTGGTCATCGGCAACCCGGACGGCATCAGTTCCGGGGACACGGTTCAGCTGGCCGGGGAGGCCAAGGAATGA